The following are encoded together in the Clostridium sp. BJN0013 genome:
- a CDS encoding hydrogenase small subunit: MENENSCPMNLEKELSAKRLAKEAIYLIKSRQAKKLNSIWLEVTGCSGNIISFLNSVNPGLNYILNELVNLTYNNTLMTSEGEFAFEALLDTLNTEFILLIDGAVSTKENGMYNIIAHYKGKPVTALDAVKMAGEKAKYVLAVGTCASYGGISAAKPNPSLSKSVSNILNREVIKLPGCPCHPDWVVGTIAHLEAFGKPQLDGEGRPILFYGVTIHDRCTRRGYFDKGIFAKKFGEEGCMFKLGCRGPVTKTDCPRRKWNAYVNWPIEDNTTCIGCANSRFPDGMEPFVRY; encoded by the coding sequence ATGGAGAATGAAAATAGCTGTCCAATGAATTTGGAAAAAGAACTTAGTGCAAAAAGGTTGGCTAAGGAAGCAATATACCTAATTAAAAGTAGACAGGCAAAAAAGTTAAATTCTATATGGCTGGAGGTTACCGGATGTTCGGGGAATATTATTTCTTTTTTAAATAGTGTAAATCCAGGACTCAATTATATTTTAAATGAATTAGTTAACTTAACATACAATAACACACTGATGACATCAGAGGGAGAATTTGCTTTTGAGGCTTTATTAGATACTTTGAATACTGAATTCATATTGTTAATAGACGGAGCAGTGTCTACTAAAGAAAATGGCATGTATAATATAATAGCTCATTACAAGGGAAAGCCTGTCACAGCCTTAGATGCGGTAAAGATGGCAGGTGAAAAAGCCAAATATGTTTTAGCAGTAGGAACTTGTGCATCTTATGGTGGCATTTCTGCTGCAAAGCCTAATCCATCTTTGAGTAAAAGTGTATCTAATATATTAAATCGTGAAGTTATAAAATTACCTGGTTGCCCTTGTCATCCGGATTGGGTTGTAGGTACTATTGCGCATTTAGAAGCTTTTGGAAAACCCCAATTAGATGGTGAAGGAAGGCCAATTTTATTTTATGGAGTGACTATCCATGACAGATGTACAAGGAGAGGTTATTTTGATAAAGGTATTTTTGCAAAAAAATTTGGGGAAGAAGGTTGTATGTTTAAATTGGGATGTAGAGGACCTGTGACTAAAACAGATTGTCCAAGAAGAAAATGGAATGCATATGTAAACTGGCCTATTGAAGATAATACTACATGTATTGGATGTGCCAATTCAAGATTTCCAGATGGAATGGAACCTTTTGTAAGATATTAG
- a CDS encoding alpha/beta fold hydrolase produces the protein MDLETKKDKRKIKLISIKRFKKYVFKALICIVVILLIGFSYEKIGEYNDTNNYPPVGKMVTVNNHKINVYSKGNGNVTVVFLSGMKTPSAYADMYPLYNEISKYTKTVVYDRPGHGWSEITDKPRDIDSIVKEMHTALIESGQKPPYILVGHSLASLSVIRFAQTYENEVSRLVLIDGVSPESHAKNSLVIPNSTVFKYKLLKSIGIARLVLYHTDYYSKNLNFLPDNLKKLYLGMILKTMYNKNIIDEGIMESTGSKIILANGHLGNVSLRIFTSESNSLNTEWENSQEALKKWSTDSMQMVVKGSTHTIHHTYPDVINNEIKKLIKSQI, from the coding sequence ATGGACTTAGAAACAAAAAAAGATAAAAGAAAAATCAAACTAATAAGCATAAAACGATTTAAAAAGTATGTATTTAAAGCTTTAATTTGTATAGTTGTTATTTTATTAATTGGTTTTTCATACGAAAAGATTGGTGAATATAATGATACCAATAACTACCCTCCAGTGGGAAAAATGGTTACTGTAAATAATCATAAAATAAATGTTTACAGCAAAGGTAATGGTAATGTTACTGTAGTTTTTTTATCAGGCATGAAGACCCCAAGTGCATATGCAGATATGTACCCCCTATATAACGAAATTTCAAAATACACTAAAACAGTTGTTTATGACAGGCCAGGACATGGATGGAGTGAGATAACAGATAAGCCAAGAGATATAGATTCTATTGTAAAGGAAATGCACACTGCATTAATAGAATCAGGACAAAAACCTCCATATATATTAGTAGGCCATTCATTAGCATCTTTATCAGTAATAAGATTTGCACAAACTTATGAAAATGAAGTATCTAGGTTAGTGTTAATAGATGGTGTTTCTCCTGAGTCTCATGCTAAAAATAGTTTAGTAATTCCTAATAGTACAGTATTTAAGTATAAGTTACTAAAGTCTATAGGCATAGCAAGGTTAGTACTTTACCATACAGATTATTATTCAAAAAATCTTAACTTTCTGCCTGATAATTTAAAAAAATTATATTTAGGAATGATTCTAAAAACCATGTATAATAAAAACATTATTGATGAAGGTATTATGGAAAGCACTGGTTCAAAAATTATTTTAGCAAACGGTCATTTAGGGAATGTATCACTTAGAATATTTACTTCTGAAAGTAATAGTTTAAATACAGAATGGGAAAATAGCCAAGAAGCCTTGAAAAAATGGTCTACAGATAGTATGCAAATGGTTGTTAAAGGTTCAACACATACTATACACCATACTTATCCTGATGTTATAAATAATGAAATAAAAAAATTGATAAAAAGTCAGATATAG
- a CDS encoding alpha/beta fold hydrolase gives MKSQIKDNGVVKRKTLKRKIKILICILLVLILGIVYEQIGELLDSSRFPPPGKIINVNGHNMHIFAEGKGNTTVVFASGWKIPCPYVDFYPLYSEISKHTRIAVYDRPGYGWSEEANTPRDIDIIAKEMHELLKKSGERAPYILVGHSIGSLEVIRFAQLYKNEVKGVVLINGSNPDMYSNAEKPSVLVTLRTSIFNNSIYLFNKSGIARLLLNLIPNFYSSTVLVTARNNFQFAPENFKKLDAAMFLKTFNNRNQVNEAKNKEVNASKVASNGYIKDIPLRIITSEETNSYKEAGKNQRNLKKWSADSKQIIVKGAGHAVHWGHSEVINKEILDLLSN, from the coding sequence ATGAAATCACAGATAAAGGACAATGGAGTGGTCAAAAGGAAAACTCTAAAACGAAAAATCAAGATATTAATATGCATATTATTAGTATTAATACTTGGAATTGTGTATGAACAAATCGGAGAACTTTTGGATAGTAGTCGGTTTCCACCACCAGGAAAAATTATAAATGTAAATGGACATAATATGCATATTTTTGCAGAAGGAAAAGGTAATACAACAGTAGTTTTTGCATCAGGGTGGAAAATACCATGCCCATATGTTGATTTTTATCCACTATATAGTGAAATATCAAAACATACAAGAATAGCCGTGTATGATAGACCAGGATATGGATGGAGTGAGGAGGCAAATACTCCTAGAGATATTGATATTATAGCAAAGGAAATGCATGAGTTGCTTAAAAAATCGGGTGAAAGAGCTCCGTATATACTTGTTGGACACTCCATAGGGTCACTTGAAGTTATAAGATTTGCTCAATTATATAAAAATGAAGTTAAGGGCGTTGTTTTGATAAATGGATCAAATCCTGATATGTATTCAAATGCGGAAAAACCATCAGTACTCGTTACTCTGCGTACATCAATATTTAATAATTCAATTTATTTATTTAATAAAAGTGGCATAGCTAGATTACTATTAAATTTAATACCAAATTTTTATTCTTCAACTGTATTGGTTACTGCAAGAAATAATTTTCAATTTGCTCCAGAAAATTTTAAAAAGCTTGATGCTGCTATGTTCCTAAAAACCTTTAATAATAGGAATCAAGTTAATGAAGCTAAGAATAAAGAGGTAAACGCTAGTAAAGTAGCCTCAAATGGCTATATAAAAGATATACCTCTCAGAATAATCACATCTGAAGAAACAAATAGTTATAAAGAAGCTGGAAAAAATCAACGTAATTTGAAAAAGTGGTCTGCAGATAGCAAGCAAATTATTGTGAAAGGAGCAGGACATGCCGTTCATTGGGGACATTCAGAAGTGATAAATAAAGAGATATTGGATTTATTAAGCAACTAA
- a CDS encoding PadR family transcriptional regulator — translation MTVNKELMKGSTVILILTLLDHKPMYGYEMIKEIEIKSDGVFTFKEGTLYPILHSLERDGMVECHWTKTEDGRKRKYYRITKSGREHMKEKQEEWKVFRSAVDKVIWEGIVWG, via the coding sequence ATGACAGTCAATAAAGAATTGATGAAAGGAAGCACAGTGATTTTAATTTTAACACTTTTAGATCATAAGCCTATGTATGGCTACGAGATGATAAAGGAGATAGAAATAAAGTCAGATGGTGTATTCACTTTCAAGGAAGGAACTTTATATCCTATACTTCATTCTTTAGAAAGAGATGGAATGGTAGAATGCCATTGGACGAAAACTGAGGATGGAAGAAAAAGAAAGTATTACAGAATCACTAAATCTGGAAGAGAGCATATGAAAGAAAAGCAAGAAGAATGGAAGGTATTCCGTTCAGCTGTAGATAAAGTTATCTGGGAGGGAATTGTATGGGGATAA
- a CDS encoding FtsW/RodA/SpoVE family cell cycle protein: MGIRDSKIDDYINKICSHVRCKQAHNEIREELLDHFQEKIKDMIADGMEEKEAIEKSILQMGDAEVIGKQLNESHKVAQEVWIILLTILLSLVGMLTIYFIATKNISSSTSIFYKNIIFNMLGYCIMVVLYFFNYSVIERYTKIIYIAITLTLILQLVIGSTVNGTKKWINLGVFRMDITELSLFLYAIALSKILEKLDWNNIKQAIYGFIMVFLPLVLYILLGTMICSITYLALFLALMILVKSKLKHILTIIGMVLVSSVYFIVLESYPVRRSIAILFPNKDIIGAGYFNFQIGRLLKIAGLYGQGFTFPTKILPEVQNDFVLTYIVYTFGWISGITVIGFAFIFIIRMFLASKKVKDSFGCLIIQGFMCIFLVKFTWNVLIILGFLPIMGVSFPFISFGGTASITQMAAVGLILSIYKRKNLRNISVNSIKS; encoded by the coding sequence ATGGGGATAAGAGATTCTAAAATAGATGATTATATCAATAAAATTTGCAGTCATGTCAGATGTAAACAGGCCCATAATGAAATAAGGGAGGAACTATTAGATCATTTCCAAGAAAAAATTAAAGACATGATAGCAGATGGTATGGAAGAGAAAGAAGCAATAGAAAAATCCATTTTACAAATGGGGGATGCTGAAGTCATAGGAAAGCAATTGAATGAAAGTCATAAAGTAGCTCAAGAAGTATGGATTATACTTTTGACAATTTTACTATCACTTGTAGGGATGCTTACTATTTATTTCATTGCAACTAAAAATATATCCTCAAGCACGAGTATTTTTTATAAAAATATAATATTTAATATGTTGGGATATTGTATAATGGTAGTATTATATTTTTTCAACTATAGCGTGATAGAGCGATATACTAAGATTATTTATATTGCAATAACATTAACATTAATTCTTCAATTAGTCATAGGGTCTACTGTAAACGGCACCAAGAAATGGATTAACTTAGGAGTCTTTAGAATGGATATTACAGAATTGAGTCTATTTTTATACGCCATTGCCCTTTCTAAAATATTAGAGAAGTTAGATTGGAATAATATAAAACAGGCTATCTATGGATTTATAATGGTCTTTCTGCCATTAGTATTGTATATACTTTTAGGGACAATGATATGTTCCATAACTTACTTGGCATTATTTTTAGCTTTAATGATTTTAGTAAAATCAAAATTAAAACATATTCTAACTATTATTGGTATGGTTTTGGTAAGCAGTGTTTATTTTATTGTTTTAGAGTCATATCCAGTAAGAAGATCAATAGCCATTTTATTTCCAAATAAGGATATAATTGGAGCGGGATATTTTAATTTTCAAATAGGGAGACTTTTGAAAATAGCAGGCCTTTATGGACAGGGATTTACTTTTCCTACTAAAATTCTTCCAGAAGTTCAAAATGATTTCGTGCTTACATATATAGTTTATACCTTTGGATGGATAAGTGGAATTACTGTTATAGGATTTGCTTTTATATTTATAATACGTATGTTTTTAGCTTCAAAAAAAGTTAAGGATAGCTTTGGATGTCTCATTATACAAGGGTTTATGTGTATTTTTTTAGTAAAATTCACATGGAATGTACTTATAATATTAGGCTTTTTACCTATTATGGGAGTAAGTTTTCCATTCATAAGTTTTGGAGGAACAGCATCAATAACGCAAATGGCAGCAGTTGGGCTTATACTAAGCATTTATAAGAGAAAAAACTTACGTAATATCTCAGTGAACAGCATAAAAAGTTAG
- a CDS encoding terminase small subunit, whose amino-acid sequence MKKVNYIDFKEISEVDGSLIQEIKQGKSGASIKLYDKQKALDTLAKYENNYRFSMTH is encoded by the coding sequence ATGAAAAAAGTTAACTATATAGATTTTAAAGAAATCTCGGAAGTTGATGGAAGTTTAATACAAGAAATTAAGCAAGGCAAGAGTGGGGCAAGTATTAAATTGTATGATAAGCAGAAAGCATTGGATACCCTTGCTAAATATGAAAATAATTATAGGTTCTCTATGACTCATTAG
- a CDS encoding methyl-accepting chemotaxis protein — MSKKISLEYKLIIILILIVCIPLLLISITSFHMASKLAYNKTSQLTMEISNEKSSFIDLHVNSIKNSIQALAINETIINSNEDGMINELRSITDSNKDIMQSYVGDETKNFTIYPLTELPAGYDPTTRDWYKQAIAFPDKVFITKPYKDAVTGKIVITAAKKVQSSNGKTTVVGIDIDISTLCNKIASTKVGETGYSILALSDGTIIAHKDKNKLMTNIKKEIPSAQIILDKKSGDLQYNDGKLLNIVGFNQSKETGWISIAVLPESDYIGELNSIIMTISIVLVIIIAVVIICGIVIAKYVTKPLSRIQAFAKRLSVCDFSTPIQLRRRDEFGQTAQLLNTAQKSVKELIKTIMDNSRDIASSSEELSNSVEEITLKFKIIDGSINDMVACSQEVTSSTEEVTASIEEIDANVNELSNKTENGNKNANEAKTRALSIEENVKSAIEECRNIYKEQETRILKAIGDGKVVVEIKEMADMISSIAEQTNLLALNASIEAARAGEQGRGFGVVAQEVKVLAEQSSEIVSTIQNTVIKVQEVFKNLSNASNELLKFIDKNVNIQLDNYSNTGDQYFKDSEITYNISKDLASMTEEIKVTVDEITNVINGVSEIAQKSSESTNEIRSSINYVTQGIVQVSKTAEEQSHLAQKLDEIIQKFKV; from the coding sequence ATGTCTAAAAAAATATCATTAGAGTACAAGCTTATTATTATATTAATATTAATTGTCTGTATACCGCTTTTATTAATATCTATTACGAGTTTTCATATGGCATCAAAGCTGGCATATAATAAAACAAGTCAGCTTACTATGGAAATATCCAATGAAAAATCCTCATTTATAGACTTACATGTCAATTCAATAAAAAATTCAATACAAGCCTTGGCCATTAATGAGACTATAATTAATAGTAATGAAGATGGCATGATTAATGAACTTAGAAGTATAACTGATAGCAATAAAGATATAATGCAGTCATATGTAGGAGATGAAACAAAAAACTTTACAATATACCCCTTAACTGAATTACCTGCTGGATATGATCCCACCACTAGAGATTGGTACAAACAGGCCATAGCCTTTCCAGATAAGGTATTTATAACTAAACCTTATAAAGATGCTGTCACAGGTAAAATTGTTATAACTGCTGCAAAAAAAGTACAATCTAGTAATGGAAAGACAACGGTGGTAGGTATAGATATTGATATATCTACTTTATGTAATAAAATAGCATCTACTAAAGTTGGGGAAACAGGGTATTCCATATTAGCTTTGTCTGATGGTACAATTATTGCACATAAGGATAAGAATAAATTAATGACCAATATAAAAAAAGAAATTCCATCTGCACAAATAATTTTAGATAAAAAAAGTGGAGATTTACAATATAATGATGGAAAACTTTTAAATATAGTGGGATTCAACCAATCTAAAGAAACAGGGTGGATATCCATAGCGGTTCTTCCGGAAAGTGATTATATAGGAGAGCTGAATTCAATTATAATGACGATTTCAATAGTTTTAGTTATTATAATCGCAGTAGTTATTATATGTGGAATAGTTATTGCAAAATATGTAACTAAACCTCTTTCGAGAATACAGGCATTTGCAAAACGTCTTTCTGTCTGTGATTTTAGTACTCCTATACAACTAAGAAGGCGGGATGAATTTGGACAAACCGCTCAATTGCTTAACACTGCACAAAAAAGTGTTAAAGAACTGATAAAGACCATAATGGATAATTCTAGGGATATAGCTTCTTCCAGTGAAGAGCTTTCTAATTCGGTGGAAGAAATAACATTAAAATTTAAGATTATAGATGGTTCAATAAATGACATGGTAGCTTGTTCTCAGGAAGTTACATCATCTACGGAAGAGGTAACTGCATCTATAGAGGAAATAGATGCAAATGTAAATGAATTATCAAATAAAACTGAAAATGGAAATAAAAATGCAAATGAGGCTAAAACAAGGGCACTTTCCATAGAAGAGAATGTTAAAAGTGCAATAGAGGAGTGTAGAAATATTTATAAAGAGCAAGAAACAAGAATATTAAAAGCCATTGGTGATGGAAAAGTGGTTGTAGAAATAAAGGAAATGGCAGATATGATATCAAGTATTGCAGAACAAACCAATTTACTAGCTTTAAATGCATCCATTGAAGCTGCAAGAGCAGGAGAACAGGGCAGAGGATTTGGTGTAGTTGCACAAGAAGTAAAAGTTCTAGCAGAACAATCTTCTGAAATAGTTTCTACTATACAAAATACCGTAATAAAAGTTCAAGAAGTTTTTAAGAATCTCTCAAATGCGAGTAATGAATTATTAAAATTTATTGATAAAAATGTGAATATACAATTAGATAATTATTCAAATACAGGAGATCAATACTTTAAAGATTCTGAAATCACTTATAATATTTCTAAAGATTTAGCCTCGATGACAGAGGAAATAAAAGTTACAGTAGATGAAATAACTAATGTTATAAATGGTGTTTCTGAAATTGCACAAAAATCATCGGAAAGTACTAATGAAATTAGGAGTTCTATAAATTATGTAACTCAAGGTATTGTACAAGTTAGTAAAACTGCAGAAGAACAATCTCATTTGGCACAAAAGCTTGATGAAATTATTCAAAAGTTTAAAGTTTAG
- a CDS encoding biotin-dependent carboxyltransferase family protein, which yields MNISVLKSGFLTTIQDLGRVGYQKYGVIVGGAMDTYALRVGNILIGNKEGEGALEITLIGPYLSMPKGTLFSITGGDFLPTIDEKTVPMWRPVYLNRDAILKFSNCRLGCYGYLCVAGGFDVPEIMGSKSTYIKAKIGGYSGRALKEGDRINLNPPEVQSVNIINTLWKKSASQIFTTVNWYVRGYKEENSAHSFIRIVRGRNFKDFTEGSLKRFFHDPFKISHQSDRMGYRLLGPTLKLRKTFDMISEAVSFGTVQIPLDGNPIILLADRQTTGGYPKIGEIASVDIGKIVRMKPGEKIIFREISLKDAESLYFNREKYIGDLKKAIYLKNSINFEI from the coding sequence GTGAACATAAGTGTTTTAAAATCAGGATTTCTTACAACCATTCAAGATTTAGGAAGGGTTGGATATCAAAAGTATGGAGTTATAGTGGGTGGTGCCATGGATACCTATGCATTGCGTGTAGGAAATATTTTAATTGGCAATAAGGAAGGAGAAGGAGCACTGGAAATTACGCTAATTGGACCTTATTTAAGTATGCCAAAAGGCACTCTTTTTTCCATAACAGGAGGGGATTTTTTACCAACCATAGATGAAAAAACTGTACCTATGTGGAGACCTGTATATTTAAATAGAGATGCTATATTAAAATTTAGTAATTGTAGATTAGGCTGTTATGGCTATTTATGTGTTGCAGGAGGATTTGATGTACCAGAAATTATGGGAAGTAAAAGTACATATATTAAGGCCAAAATAGGGGGTTATAGTGGTAGAGCTTTGAAAGAAGGTGATAGAATTAATCTCAATCCTCCAGAAGTACAGTCAGTTAATATTATAAATACGTTGTGGAAAAAATCCGCATCACAAATATTTACTACAGTCAATTGGTATGTAAGAGGATATAAGGAGGAAAATTCCGCACATAGTTTTATAAGAATTGTTAGAGGAAGGAATTTTAAAGATTTTACTGAAGGGAGCTTAAAGAGATTTTTTCACGATCCTTTTAAAATTTCCCATCAGTCCGATAGAATGGGATACAGGCTGTTAGGGCCTACATTGAAATTGAGAAAAACTTTTGACATGATTTCTGAAGCAGTTTCTTTTGGCACAGTACAAATTCCTTTAGATGGCAATCCAATTATACTATTAGCGGACAGACAGACTACAGGAGGATATCCTAAAATTGGAGAAATAGCTTCTGTAGATATTGGGAAAATTGTAAGAATGAAACCCGGTGAAAAAATTATATTTAGAGAAATTTCTTTAAAAGATGCAGAAAGTTTGTATTTTAACAGAGAAAAGTATATAGGTGATTTAAAGAAAGCTATATATTTAAAAAATTCTATTAATTTCGAAATATAA
- the pxpB gene encoding 5-oxoprolinase subunit PxpB, giving the protein MVHYKFKWNIFPMGESAILIEFGKEINKDIHKTVRMFGKYLDKHPFKGMIEYVPAFSTVTIFYDIMKVRVREVNKGRRKSSYEIVSLLINDMLANFNVCINENIDEKVRIVKIPVCYGGKFGPDLHYVAEYNKISVDRVIELHSNNDYIVYMIGFAPGFPYLGGMSKEIAAPRCKSPRKSVSKGSVGIAGMQTGVYPISTPGGWRIIGNTPKVLFSPSKCPPSILRSGDVVRFYPISPDEYDKYRESEK; this is encoded by the coding sequence ATGGTTCATTATAAGTTTAAGTGGAATATTTTCCCTATGGGTGAGTCTGCAATTTTAATAGAGTTTGGAAAGGAGATTAATAAAGACATTCACAAAACAGTTAGAATGTTTGGAAAATACCTTGATAAACATCCTTTTAAAGGAATGATAGAATATGTGCCTGCTTTTTCAACGGTTACTATATTTTACGATATAATGAAAGTAAGAGTTAGAGAAGTCAATAAAGGAAGAAGAAAATCTTCCTATGAAATAGTTTCTTTGTTGATTAATGATATGCTTGCTAATTTTAATGTATGTATAAATGAAAATATAGATGAAAAAGTGAGGATTGTGAAAATTCCTGTATGTTATGGGGGAAAATTTGGACCAGATCTCCACTATGTTGCTGAATATAATAAAATTTCTGTAGATAGGGTAATAGAACTTCATTCTAATAATGATTATATTGTATATATGATTGGATTTGCCCCTGGGTTTCCTTATCTGGGAGGAATGTCTAAGGAAATAGCTGCTCCAAGGTGTAAGTCACCCCGTAAATCAGTTTCAAAAGGTTCTGTTGGAATTGCAGGAATGCAAACAGGTGTTTATCCAATTAGTACTCCAGGAGGATGGCGAATTATTGGAAATACACCGAAAGTATTGTTTTCTCCTTCTAAATGTCCGCCCAGTATTCTACGTTCAGGTGATGTGGTGAGATTTTATCCTATTTCTCCTGATGAATATGATAAATATAGGGAGAGTGAGAAGTGA
- a CDS encoding LamB/YcsF family protein produces MYKVDLNCDLGESFGVYKIGNDEEILKYITSANIACGFHAGDPKIMHETVKIALSNNVAIGAHTGFLDLAGFGRRNISVSSEEVYDMVVYQIGALYAFVKSEGGVMHHVKPHGALYNMAAKNKKLARAIAEGVYSVNPEFILFGLSGSELVSEGNRIGLKTASEVFADRTYQLDGSLTPRSQGNTAIITDSDEAVNRACRMIKDGLVMCQQKKDIRIKADTLCIHSDSPQSLIFARKINEYLKNAGIHIEKVT; encoded by the coding sequence ATGTACAAAGTGGATTTAAATTGTGATTTGGGAGAAAGCTTTGGGGTCTACAAAATAGGAAATGATGAAGAAATATTAAAATATATTACTTCTGCTAATATTGCATGTGGATTTCATGCAGGAGATCCTAAAATAATGCATGAAACTGTAAAGATTGCACTATCAAATAATGTGGCAATTGGAGCCCACACTGGATTTTTAGATTTGGCTGGATTTGGAAGACGTAATATTAGTGTATCTTCTGAGGAAGTTTATGATATGGTGGTGTATCAAATAGGGGCACTTTATGCTTTTGTAAAATCTGAAGGAGGTGTTATGCATCATGTAAAACCTCATGGTGCACTTTATAATATGGCTGCAAAGAATAAAAAACTTGCCAGGGCTATTGCAGAAGGAGTATATAGTGTGAATCCTGAATTTATTCTCTTTGGATTATCAGGAAGTGAGCTTGTATCTGAAGGAAATAGGATAGGACTTAAAACAGCTAGTGAAGTATTTGCAGATAGGACTTATCAATTAGATGGTTCGCTTACACCTAGAAGCCAAGGTAATACTGCAATAATTACAGACAGTGATGAGGCAGTAAATAGGGCTTGTCGTATGATAAAAGATGGATTGGTTATGTGTCAACAGAAAAAGGACATTAGAATAAAGGCAGATACCTTATGTATTCATAGTGATAGCCCGCAATCATTGATTTTTGCACGTAAAATCAATGAATATCTTAAAAATGCAGGCATTCATATAGAGAAGGTAACATAG
- the map gene encoding type I methionyl aminopeptidase, with product MIAIRTNKEISYMAAAGKILASCHKEIRKIIKPGLTTMEIDSFVEKYLKEHGAKPEQKGYMGFPYATCASVNNEICHGFPTNKPLKEGDIVTIDMVVNLNGWLADSAWSYSVGKISEEAKNLMEVTKKCLYKGIEKALSGNRIGDIGYTIQTYAESLGYSVVRDYTGHGIGKVMHDDVVVPHYGKPGRGLKLREGMVLTIEPMINIGTYRTLLDPNDWTARTADGSLSAQYEHTIAITKNEPIILTDQDNI from the coding sequence TTGATAGCTATAAGAACTAATAAGGAAATAAGCTACATGGCAGCAGCTGGAAAAATACTAGCATCCTGTCATAAGGAAATCAGAAAAATAATAAAACCAGGTTTAACTACTATGGAAATAGATTCTTTTGTAGAAAAATATCTAAAAGAACATGGCGCAAAACCAGAACAGAAAGGTTATATGGGATTTCCCTATGCAACCTGTGCTTCTGTAAACAATGAAATTTGTCACGGTTTTCCCACAAATAAACCTTTAAAAGAAGGAGACATTGTGACCATTGACATGGTCGTAAACCTAAATGGATGGTTAGCTGACTCTGCATGGTCCTATTCAGTAGGAAAAATCTCAGAAGAAGCTAAAAATCTTATGGAAGTTACAAAAAAATGCCTTTATAAAGGTATAGAAAAAGCCCTTTCTGGAAATAGAATAGGGGATATAGGATACACTATACAAACTTATGCAGAATCTTTAGGATATTCTGTAGTAAGAGATTACACAGGACATGGTATCGGTAAAGTAATGCATGATGATGTGGTAGTACCCCATTATGGAAAACCTGGTAGAGGACTAAAGCTTAGAGAAGGAATGGTACTTACTATAGAACCTATGATAAATATAGGAACCTATAGGACCCTACTAGATCCTAATGACTGGACTGCACGTACTGCTGATGGCAGCTTATCAGCACAATATGAACACACTATTGCCATCACAAAAAATGAACCTATAATTCTAACAGATCAAGATAATATATAA
- a CDS encoding flavin reductase has translation MINNKAFYKLSYGLYVISSISEGKKNGQIANTVFQITSDPARIAVSINKQNLTHEYIQKSKLIGVSALSTETPLEFVGKFGFKSGRTTDKFSGVSFKTGASGVPIVLDNAASWIELKVEKEIDIDTHTIFVGKVLNSELIKDIDPMTYAYYQDVKRGKSPQTSPTHAANKNNPVKDAPKYQCSVCGFIYDPAVGDPDSGVEPGTLFEDLPKSWECPVCGVGKAKFKPLD, from the coding sequence ATGATTAATAATAAAGCATTTTATAAACTAAGTTACGGCTTATATGTTATAAGCTCTATCTCTGAAGGTAAGAAAAATGGACAAATTGCCAATACAGTTTTTCAAATAACATCAGATCCAGCTAGAATTGCTGTAAGTATTAATAAACAAAATCTTACTCATGAATATATACAAAAAAGCAAGTTAATAGGGGTATCTGCCCTTTCCACGGAAACTCCTTTAGAATTTGTAGGTAAGTTTGGGTTTAAATCAGGAAGAACTACTGATAAATTTTCTGGAGTATCCTTCAAAACAGGTGCAAGTGGCGTTCCAATAGTTCTTGACAATGCCGCTTCATGGATTGAATTAAAAGTTGAAAAAGAAATAGACATAGATACCCACACTATATTCGTTGGAAAAGTACTTAATTCAGAATTAATAAAAGATATAGATCCTATGACATATGCATATTACCAGGATGTAAAACGTGGTAAATCTCCACAAACCTCACCAACTCATGCAGCAAATAAAAATAATCCTGTAAAAGATGCTCCTAAATATCAATGTTCTGTATGTGGATTTATTTATGATCCCGCAGTTGGAGATCCTGACTCTGGTGTTGAACCAGGTACATTATTTGAAGATCTGCCTAAGAGCTGGGAATGTCCAGTCTGTGGCGTAGGTAAAGCTAAATTTAAACCTTTGGATTAA